A region from the Brassica napus cultivar Da-Ae chromosome C8, Da-Ae, whole genome shotgun sequence genome encodes:
- the LOC106397484 gene encoding arogenate dehydratase/prephenate dehydratase 6, chloroplastic-like translates to MKVIAPSHLKLMFGSSQPTSRSYPCVQNAQRSDSCGTSRSEWRSTFATLTSKVVTQKTLPMPPVSVGIDHVNGHNRAARVLGMNQKPLSVNDLPPAPMHGGANLRVAYQGVPGAYSEAAACKAYPNYESVPCDQFEVAFQAVELWIADRAVLPIENSLGGSIHRNYDLLLRHCLHIVGEVQLPVHHCLLALPGVRKEFLTCVMSHPQGLAQCERTLTKLGLNVTRKAVENTAVAAEHIAANNLRDTAAIASARAAEIYGLEVLEDGLQDDASNVTRFVMLAREPIVPRTDRPFKTSIVFAHEKGTSVLYKVLSAFAARDISLTKIESRPNHNRPIRLVDDANVGTAKHFEYMFYIDFEASMAETRVQNALSEVRELTSLLRVLGSYPMDMTPWSPSSSTSHTASSKMNHSYGNVNMAKP, encoded by the coding sequence ATGAAAGTTATAGCTCCTTCCCATCTAAAACTGATGTTCGGGTCTAGCCAGCCGACGTCACGCTCCTATCCATGTGTACAAAATGCTCAGAGATCTGACTCGTGCGGAACTAGTCGCTCTGAATGGCGAAGCACATTTGCTACTCTAACAAGCAAGGTTGTTACTCAAAAAACCTTACCAATGCCTCCAGTTTCCGTCGGAATCGATCATGTGAACGGTCATAACCGCGCTGCACGTGTCCTGGGAATGAATCAGAAGCCTCTCAGTGTCAATGATCTCCCCCCGGCACCCATGCACGGAGGAGCTAATCTACGTGTTGCGTATCAAGGCGTTCCAGGCGCTTACTCTGAGGCAGCCGCATGTAAGGCTTACCCTAACTACGAGTCTGTCCCTTGCGACCAGTTTGAAGTTGCGTTTCAAGCGGTAGAGCTCTGGATCGCCGACCGTGCGGTTCTACCAATCGAGAACTCTCTCGGAGGTTCTATCCACCGAAACTATGATCTTCTCCTCCGTCATTGTCTCCACATCGTCGGCGAAGTCCAGCTCCCCGTTCACCACTGCCTCTTAGCTCTTCCCGGAGTACGCAAAGAGTTCCTCACGTGCGTGATGTCGCACCCTCAAGGCCTCGCTCAGTGCGAGCGCACACTCACAAAGCTCGGTCTCAACGTCACCCGCAAGGCCGTCGAAAACACCGCGGTGGCCGCCGAGCACATCGCCGCCAACAATCTACGTGACACGGCGGCGATAGCGAGCGCACGCGCAGCCGAGATTTACGGGCTGGAGGTTTTGGAAGACGGTTTACAAGACGACGCGAGTAACGTGACGCGCTTCGTGATGCTGGCGCGTGAGCCTATCGTACCGAGAACTGATCGTCCGTTTAAAACGAGCATCGTCTTCGCTCACGAGAAAGGCACTAGCGTGCTTTACAAGGTGCTCTCTGCTTTCGCGGCAAGGGACATCAGCTTGACGAAGATCGAGTCCAGGCCGAATCACAACCGTCCGATCAGGCTCGTCGACGATGCCAACGTAGGGACGGCGAAGCATTTCGAGTACATGTTCTATATCGACTTCGAGGCCTCGATGGCGGAGACGCGTGTTCAGAACGCTCTCTCGGAGGTTCGGGAGTTAACGTCGCTCTTGCGGGTGCTGGGGAGTTATCCCATGGATATGACTCCTTGGTCACCATCATCCTCAACATCCCACACGGCTTCGTCTAAAATGAACCATTCATATGGAAACGTAAACATGGCGAAaccataa
- the LOC106397612 gene encoding uncharacterized protein LOC106397612 isoform X1, with amino-acid sequence MATTLNRLRSSVSHRALFNSTRHGSLPSRIPPLRSTTRNFLDFYQFGNKKAIEDERARLNDEMNRGYFADMKEFKEHGGKIADANKTVIPAVSAVKFPELAVTLSNGEVLKLPISCSSGEVNEESLAVPRVSLVCLSFRASSQGMISSWSKPFLESFGDRKDLQVFEVSFIDKWLLGLAPIKKLLLRVLQKPKSNENSVLQRQVVYSFGDHYHFRKEIKVLNLLTGYILLLDKSGRIRWQGFGTATPEEVSQLLSCTSQLLEDQ; translated from the exons ATGGCGACGACCTTGAATCGATTACGTAGCTCAGTCTCGCATCGAGCGCTCTTCAATTCCACTCGCCATGGCTCTCTCCCTTCGCGAATCCCACCTCTTCGATCAACCACCCGCAATTTCCTCGATTTCTATCAG TTCGGAAACAAGAAAGCGATCGAGGATGAGCGTGCGAGACT TAACGATGAGATGAATCGGGGGTACTTTGCTGATATGAAAGAGTTCAAGGAGCATGGTGGTAAG atagCAGATGCAAATAAGACTGTTATTCCTGCTGTGTCAGCTGTGAAATTTCCGGAATTAGCAGTGACTCTCTCTAATGGAGAAGTCTTGAAGCTGCCTATTAGTTGTAGTAGTGGCGAGGTTAACGAAGAGAGTTTGGCTGTTCCTAGAGTATCATTGGTGTGTCTGTCTTTCCGAGCAAGCTCTCAG GGAATGATCAGCTCGTGGAGCAAGCCGTTTCTTGAATCGTTTGGCGACAGGAAAGATCTTCAGGTGTTTGAG GTTTCATTTATAGACAAATGGCTGTTGGGCTTGGCCCCTATAAAGAAACTACTTCTCCGGGTCTTGCAAAAACCGAAGAGCAACGAGAACAGCGTCCTGCAGAGGCAAGTGGTTTACTCATTTGGGGACCACTATCACTTCCGGAAAGAAATTAAAGTTCTTAACCTTCTTACCGG GTATATCCTCCTACTCGACAAATCCGGGAGAATAAGATGGCAAGGTTTCGGAACAGCAACTCCAGAGGAAGTATCTCAACTTCTCTCTTGCACCTCACAACTCCTGGAAGATCAATGA
- the LOC106397612 gene encoding uncharacterized protein LOC106397612 isoform X2, producing MNRGYFADMKEFKEHGGKIADANKTVIPAVSAVKFPELAVTLSNGEVLKLPISCSSGEVNEESLAVPRVSLVCLSFRASSQGMISSWSKPFLESFGDRKDLQVFEVSFIDKWLLGLAPIKKLLLRVLQKPKSNENSVLQRQVVYSFGDHYHFRKEIKVLNLLTGYILLLDKSGRIRWQGFGTATPEEVSQLLSCTSQLLEDQ from the exons ATGAATCGGGGGTACTTTGCTGATATGAAAGAGTTCAAGGAGCATGGTGGTAAG atagCAGATGCAAATAAGACTGTTATTCCTGCTGTGTCAGCTGTGAAATTTCCGGAATTAGCAGTGACTCTCTCTAATGGAGAAGTCTTGAAGCTGCCTATTAGTTGTAGTAGTGGCGAGGTTAACGAAGAGAGTTTGGCTGTTCCTAGAGTATCATTGGTGTGTCTGTCTTTCCGAGCAAGCTCTCAG GGAATGATCAGCTCGTGGAGCAAGCCGTTTCTTGAATCGTTTGGCGACAGGAAAGATCTTCAGGTGTTTGAG GTTTCATTTATAGACAAATGGCTGTTGGGCTTGGCCCCTATAAAGAAACTACTTCTCCGGGTCTTGCAAAAACCGAAGAGCAACGAGAACAGCGTCCTGCAGAGGCAAGTGGTTTACTCATTTGGGGACCACTATCACTTCCGGAAAGAAATTAAAGTTCTTAACCTTCTTACCGG GTATATCCTCCTACTCGACAAATCCGGGAGAATAAGATGGCAAGGTTTCGGAACAGCAACTCCAGAGGAAGTATCTCAACTTCTCTCTTGCACCTCACAACTCCTGGAAGATCAATGA
- the LOC106401833 gene encoding aspartic proteinase 36 isoform X1: MAVDSPTGVIIAAVFLHAATTIVCGSDSVLKLERLIPPSHELSLAQLRAFDSARHGRLLQSPVGGVVDFPVYGASDPFLVGLYYTKVKLGTPPREFNVQIDTGSDVLWVSCTPCNGCPKTSELQIQLSFFDPGASSSSSMVSCSDRRCYSNFQTESGCSPNNLCSYSFKYGDGSGTSGYYISDFMSFDTVITSTLAINSSAPFVFGCSNLQTGDLQRPRRAVDGIFGLGQGRLSVISQLATQGLAPRVFSHCLKGDKSGGGVMVLGQIKRPDTVYTPLVPSQPHYNVNLQSIAVNNQILPIDPSVFTIATGDGTIIDTGTTLAYLPDEAYVPFVQAISSAVSQYGRAVTYESYQCFDITSGAVDVFPEVSLNFAGGASMVLTPRGYLQMFSSSGSSIWCIGFQRMSHRRITILGDLVLKDKVVVYDLVRQRIGWAEYDCSLEVNVSATRGGRSKDVISTGQWRENISQISYTSDYYYLLQVVFLINILLSWNFRFL; this comes from the exons ATGGCGGTGGATTCTCCTACAGGAGTAATCATCGCTGCCGTGTTTCTACATGCTGCGACGACCATTGTTTGCGGCTCCGACTCGGTTCTCAAGCTGGAGAGGTTGATTCCGCCGAGCCACGAACTTAGCTTGGCTCAGCTCAGAGCTTTTGATTCAGCTCGCCATGGAAGGTTGCTGCAGTCTCCTGTAGGTGGAGTTGTTGATTTCCCCGTTTATGGAGCCTCCGATCCGTTTCTCGTTGG ACTTTACTATACAAAGGTGAAACTGGGGACACCCCCAAGAGAATTCAATGTGCAAATCGACACGGGAAGTGATGTTTTATGGGTTAGCTGCACTCCTTGCAACGGCTGCCCCAAGACTAGTGAACTCCAA ATTCAGCTGAGTTTCTTTGATCCTGGagcctcatcctcatcttcaatgGTTTCATGTTCAGATAGGAGATGCTACTCAAATTTTCAGACGGAATCTGGCTGTTCTCCGAATAATCTTTGTTCGTATTCGTTTAAGTACGGTGATGGAAGTGGCACTTCTGGTTACTACATCTCTGATTTCATGTCCTTTGATACTGTTATCACCAGTACCTTGGCTATAAACTCCTCTGCTCCCTTTGTCTTCGG GTGTAGCAATTTACAAACCGGAGATTTACAGAGGCCTAGGCGAGCAGTAGATGGCATCTTTGGGTTAGGCCAGGGGCGTTTATCTGTAATTTCGCAGCTTGCTACTCAAGGACTCGCACCGAGAGTATTCTCGCATTGTCTGAAGGGAGATAAAAGCGGTGGTGGTGTAATGGTTCTAGGTCAAATCAAGAGACCTGATACTGTCTACACTCCTCTTGTTCCATCACA gCCACATTATAATGTGAACCTGCAGAGCATTGCTGTGAACAATCAGATATTACCGATTGATCCATCTGTTTTCACAATAGCCACTGGTGATGGGACGATCATTGATACTGGGACTACTCTTGCTTATCTTCCTGACGAAGCTTACGTTCCATTTGTCCAAGCT ATTTCAAGTGCTGTTTCGCAATATGGGCGTGCCGTTACATACGAGAGTTACCAGTGCTTTGATATCACATCTGG TGCCGTTGATGTCTTTCCAGAAGTTAGTTTGAATTTCGCTGGTGGTGCATCAATGGTCTTAACCCCTCGTGGCTATCTTCAGATGTTTTCTAGT TCAGGAAGTTCAATATGGTGCATTGGTTTCCAGAGAATGTCGCATCGTCGTATAACTATTCTTGGAG ATTTGGTTCTTAAAGACAAAGTGGTGGTCTACGATCTTGTTCGCCAACGGATTGGATGGGCAGAATACGACT GTTCCCTGGAGGTGAACGTTTCAGCTACAAGGGGAGGAAGAAGCAAAGACGTAATAAGCACAGGGCAGTGGAGAGAGAAcat CTCACAGATTAGTTATACAAGTGATTATTACTACTTGTTACAAGTAGTTTTCCTCATCAATATTTTGCTCTCTTGGAACTTCCGCTTCTTGTAG
- the LOC106401833 gene encoding aspartic proteinase 36 isoform X2: protein MAVDSPTGVIIAAVFLHAATTIVCGSDSVLKLERLIPPSHELSLAQLRAFDSARHGRLLQSPVGGVVDFPVYGASDPFLVGLYYTKVKLGTPPREFNVQIDTGSDVLWVSCTPCNGCPKTSELQIQLSFFDPGASSSSSMVSCSDRRCYSNFQTESGCSPNNLCSYSFKYGDGSGTSGYYISDFMSFDTVITSTLAINSSAPFVFGCSNLQTGDLQRPRRAVDGIFGLGQGRLSVISQLATQGLAPRVFSHCLKGDKSGGGVMVLGQIKRPDTVYTPLVPSQPHYNVNLQSIAVNNQILPIDPSVFTIATGDGTIIDTGTTLAYLPDEAYVPFVQAISSAVSQYGRAVTYESYQCFDITSGAVDVFPEVSLNFAGGASMVLTPRGYLQMFSSSGSSIWCIGFQRMSHRRITILGDLVLKDKVVVYDLVRQRIGWAEYDCSLEVNVSATRGGRSKDVISTGQWRENM from the exons ATGGCGGTGGATTCTCCTACAGGAGTAATCATCGCTGCCGTGTTTCTACATGCTGCGACGACCATTGTTTGCGGCTCCGACTCGGTTCTCAAGCTGGAGAGGTTGATTCCGCCGAGCCACGAACTTAGCTTGGCTCAGCTCAGAGCTTTTGATTCAGCTCGCCATGGAAGGTTGCTGCAGTCTCCTGTAGGTGGAGTTGTTGATTTCCCCGTTTATGGAGCCTCCGATCCGTTTCTCGTTGG ACTTTACTATACAAAGGTGAAACTGGGGACACCCCCAAGAGAATTCAATGTGCAAATCGACACGGGAAGTGATGTTTTATGGGTTAGCTGCACTCCTTGCAACGGCTGCCCCAAGACTAGTGAACTCCAA ATTCAGCTGAGTTTCTTTGATCCTGGagcctcatcctcatcttcaatgGTTTCATGTTCAGATAGGAGATGCTACTCAAATTTTCAGACGGAATCTGGCTGTTCTCCGAATAATCTTTGTTCGTATTCGTTTAAGTACGGTGATGGAAGTGGCACTTCTGGTTACTACATCTCTGATTTCATGTCCTTTGATACTGTTATCACCAGTACCTTGGCTATAAACTCCTCTGCTCCCTTTGTCTTCGG GTGTAGCAATTTACAAACCGGAGATTTACAGAGGCCTAGGCGAGCAGTAGATGGCATCTTTGGGTTAGGCCAGGGGCGTTTATCTGTAATTTCGCAGCTTGCTACTCAAGGACTCGCACCGAGAGTATTCTCGCATTGTCTGAAGGGAGATAAAAGCGGTGGTGGTGTAATGGTTCTAGGTCAAATCAAGAGACCTGATACTGTCTACACTCCTCTTGTTCCATCACA gCCACATTATAATGTGAACCTGCAGAGCATTGCTGTGAACAATCAGATATTACCGATTGATCCATCTGTTTTCACAATAGCCACTGGTGATGGGACGATCATTGATACTGGGACTACTCTTGCTTATCTTCCTGACGAAGCTTACGTTCCATTTGTCCAAGCT ATTTCAAGTGCTGTTTCGCAATATGGGCGTGCCGTTACATACGAGAGTTACCAGTGCTTTGATATCACATCTGG TGCCGTTGATGTCTTTCCAGAAGTTAGTTTGAATTTCGCTGGTGGTGCATCAATGGTCTTAACCCCTCGTGGCTATCTTCAGATGTTTTCTAGT TCAGGAAGTTCAATATGGTGCATTGGTTTCCAGAGAATGTCGCATCGTCGTATAACTATTCTTGGAG ATTTGGTTCTTAAAGACAAAGTGGTGGTCTACGATCTTGTTCGCCAACGGATTGGATGGGCAGAATACGACT GTTCCCTGGAGGTGAACGTTTCAGCTACAAGGGGAGGAAGAAGCAAAGACGTAATAAGCACAGGGCAGTGGAGAGAGAAcatgtga